In Arthrobacter sp. SLBN-112, a genomic segment contains:
- a CDS encoding ABC transporter ATP-binding protein — MASITTSSLIKEYPGGVRGVDEMDVTIHDGEFFALLGPSGCGKTTLLRTIAGLEKSTSGSIKIGDREVTNMEPGQRRVAMVFQDYALFPHMSIADNIAYPLKIQKVAKTERHSRAEEVGDKLSLQGLLERRPGQLSGGQQQRVALARAVTSRPDVFLFDEPLSNLDARLRLEARTFLKKLQLDLGVTTVFVTHDQAEALALADRIAIMRSGKMQQLGTPREVFQRPANTFVASFVGSTSMNLLKGIVGDHTVTIGTQQVPLPSDAVGRVAEGQEVTWGARPEYLGISPAAAPGSLEGTVTVSENLGASALITVELADSGEPVQVVVSEDHEPGIGTRLWVTFEPRRTLLFDAEGLRIGD; from the coding sequence ATGGCCAGCATCACCACCAGCTCCCTGATCAAGGAGTATCCCGGCGGAGTCCGCGGCGTGGACGAAATGGACGTCACCATCCACGACGGCGAGTTCTTCGCCCTGCTGGGTCCCTCCGGCTGCGGCAAGACCACCCTGCTTCGCACCATCGCGGGCCTGGAGAAATCCACGTCCGGCAGCATCAAAATCGGCGATCGGGAAGTCACTAACATGGAACCGGGGCAGCGCCGCGTCGCCATGGTGTTCCAGGACTATGCGTTGTTTCCGCACATGTCCATTGCCGACAACATCGCGTACCCGCTGAAGATCCAGAAGGTCGCCAAGACCGAACGCCACTCCAGGGCCGAAGAAGTCGGTGACAAGCTGTCCCTCCAGGGCTTGCTGGAGCGCCGGCCCGGGCAGCTTTCGGGCGGCCAGCAGCAGCGCGTCGCCCTGGCCAGGGCGGTGACCAGCCGCCCCGACGTCTTCCTGTTTGACGAACCCTTGTCCAACCTGGACGCCCGCCTCCGGCTCGAGGCCCGGACATTCCTGAAGAAGCTCCAGCTGGACCTCGGCGTCACCACGGTGTTCGTCACCCACGACCAGGCCGAAGCACTCGCCCTCGCCGACCGGATCGCGATCATGCGCTCGGGCAAGATGCAGCAGCTCGGAACGCCCCGGGAAGTGTTCCAGCGTCCGGCCAACACCTTTGTGGCGTCGTTCGTTGGCTCAACGTCCATGAACCTGCTCAAGGGCATCGTCGGGGACCACACAGTGACGATCGGCACCCAGCAGGTGCCGTTGCCCTCCGATGCCGTCGGCAGGGTAGCCGAGGGCCAGGAAGTCACCTGGGGAGCCCGGCCCGAATACCTGGGCATATCCCCGGCCGCGGCCCCCGGCAGCCTGGAAGGAACGGTCACCGTGTCTGAGAACCTGGGCGCCTCCGCCCTGATAACGGTGGAACTGGCGGACAGCGGGGAACCGGTCCAGGTTGTGGTCAGTGAGGACCATGAGCCCGGAATCGGAACACGCCTATGGGTCACGTTTGAGCCCCGGCGGACGCTGTTGTTCGATGCTGAAGGTCTGCGGATCGGAGACTGA
- a CDS encoding CehA/McbA family metallohydrolase codes for MRISRMLTPEDRAGNLYFDVPFELGRCESLEVLLDYDRSRAVIDLGCMGPGGWRGWSGGAKKRFVISRTAASTGYCPGELETGVWKVVLGLHQIPAEGVTVELTINTPATGAVEPEPPAPAPAGTVPASRRRNLPAAAGMRWLAGDCHAHSLHSDGSLSLRQLAGEAARNGLDFLAVTDHNTVSHHPHLQGVGNEYGIALLPGQEVTTVRGHANAYGRINWVDFRDHPDAWLDQVEGEGGFLSINHPVATDCSWQWQLSRKPTHAEIMHETWLPNRRDTSIWAWLSAWSEPVIPLGGGDFHRLEDGHPTGLPTTWVQSADPSEEGLLAALKAGPTALSLGVDAPLLLRVDGELVAIDAEGTILVDFEGRRQLIRDPYAAIDAQGAGPYRLETSDRRILALTT; via the coding sequence GTGCGCATCAGCCGGATGCTGACCCCGGAGGACCGGGCAGGGAACCTCTACTTCGACGTTCCCTTCGAGCTGGGACGCTGCGAATCTTTGGAAGTGCTCCTGGACTACGACAGGTCCCGGGCGGTCATTGATTTGGGCTGCATGGGTCCTGGCGGGTGGCGGGGTTGGTCCGGCGGAGCCAAGAAGCGGTTTGTGATCAGCAGGACCGCGGCGTCCACCGGCTATTGCCCGGGTGAACTTGAAACCGGTGTGTGGAAGGTTGTGCTGGGCCTTCACCAGATTCCGGCGGAGGGTGTCACGGTCGAGTTGACCATCAATACGCCGGCAACAGGGGCCGTGGAACCCGAGCCGCCGGCCCCCGCGCCGGCCGGCACAGTCCCGGCCAGCCGCCGTCGGAATCTTCCTGCCGCGGCAGGGATGCGGTGGCTTGCCGGGGATTGCCATGCACACAGCCTCCATTCCGACGGCAGCCTCTCCCTCCGGCAACTGGCGGGAGAGGCTGCACGGAACGGGCTGGACTTCCTGGCCGTCACGGACCACAACACCGTCAGCCACCATCCGCACCTGCAGGGCGTGGGCAATGAGTATGGGATCGCGCTTTTGCCCGGACAGGAAGTCACCACCGTCCGCGGCCATGCGAACGCCTACGGCCGCATTAACTGGGTGGATTTCCGGGACCACCCTGACGCCTGGCTTGACCAGGTTGAAGGCGAAGGCGGATTCCTGTCCATCAACCACCCGGTGGCCACCGATTGTTCGTGGCAATGGCAGTTGTCCCGGAAGCCCACCCACGCCGAGATCATGCATGAAACCTGGTTGCCCAACCGGCGCGATACCAGCATCTGGGCTTGGTTGAGCGCCTGGAGCGAGCCCGTCATTCCGCTCGGGGGCGGGGACTTCCACCGCCTCGAGGACGGCCATCCCACCGGGCTGCCCACAACTTGGGTGCAGTCTGCGGACCCGTCCGAAGAGGGACTCCTGGCGGCGCTCAAGGCCGGCCCGACAGCCCTCAGCCTGGGGGTCGACGCACCGCTGCTGTTGCGGGTCGACGGCGAATTGGTTGCTATCGACGCGGAAGGGACCATCCTGGTGGACTTCGAAGGCCGCCGGCAGCTCATCCGCGACCCCTATGCAGCCATCGACGCCCAGGGAGCCGGACCGTACCGGCTCGAAACGTCGGACCGCCGCATCCTCGCCCTCACCACATAG
- a CDS encoding glycoside hydrolase family 38 C-terminal domain-containing protein, protein MSPVEETGIVLVPHTHWDREWYEPFQVFRFKLVQMFDTVLKMAEEDPRFRFTLDGQTAAIEDYLEIRPENEERVRAVVASGQLALGPWQILLDEFLCSGETIIRNLQMGMAGARRLGGYMNVGYLPDMFGHVAQMPQILSRAGIAHACLWRGVPAKVSGHSFRWEAPDGSSVRVEYLFDGYGSALDLLAIPEHIPHALAEYRQQTADRYRGDPILGMVGTDHMPPDTALMRHVDTYGSPAFPIRVGTLEEYVSAFDPEDARLEAVRGELRSHARGNILPGVFSIRRNLKIAMAAAERMALDAERLAAAHLGVDFEPFISMSWRRIIESTAHDSVVGSGTDETVSQVEARLHEAAQIARAARDEVALSVAGGIPSDAFVAFNTLPADRNVVVELDVPAPEAGLPVAAMTGDGTLLPVQETEHAPTMLGDETMDASVLVERMMNRIHGRELFGQLIEQYRVAPYSLEFDVAQVPTAPVFDIVAFKAELAAAVEAHPGDWKVRIVAEPRRRVLVGVPVAAMGITPFKVFQAERPEPEHISCDDGILDNGLISARIGPDGDVTLTGADGTVLHGIGRLADGGDCGDSYNYGPPAVDRIVTDPSRVAVEVVERGPVRAVVKVTRHYSWPRSLDRSMGSRDNDTVDVPVHTFVELRRGEPFVRLRVQFTNEAADHRLRMHIPLPGPVESSASEGQFSITTRPLTAEGGGGEFPLPTFPAYTFVSAGPATVLLHDATEYEVVDGKELALTLLRAVGSISVNVHPLRDEPAASEIPIPGAEEAGTQVDVEFAVMASAQGYRSADAVRLADHFNAPGLAVRGRGTPAPTVPAPAEGLRLRGDGIRLSSMRQVGDDVEIRVVLLAEQPTGGVVTGPFGGVSTVDLAGRTLSSEPADGEYKFELDPWEIRTLRLTPSK, encoded by the coding sequence ATGAGCCCGGTAGAGGAGACCGGCATCGTCCTGGTACCCCACACGCACTGGGACCGGGAGTGGTACGAACCCTTCCAGGTGTTCCGCTTCAAGCTGGTCCAGATGTTCGACACCGTCCTGAAAATGGCGGAGGAAGACCCACGGTTCCGGTTCACGCTTGACGGCCAGACGGCCGCGATCGAGGACTACCTGGAAATCAGGCCCGAAAACGAAGAGCGGGTCCGCGCCGTGGTGGCCAGTGGTCAACTGGCGCTGGGCCCCTGGCAGATCCTGCTCGACGAATTCCTGTGCTCGGGCGAGACCATCATCCGCAACCTCCAAATGGGCATGGCGGGCGCCCGGCGGCTGGGCGGGTACATGAATGTGGGCTACCTGCCCGACATGTTCGGCCACGTGGCCCAAATGCCGCAGATCCTGAGCCGGGCCGGCATCGCCCACGCCTGCCTCTGGCGCGGAGTGCCAGCCAAAGTTTCCGGGCATTCGTTCAGGTGGGAAGCCCCGGACGGATCATCCGTCCGGGTGGAATACCTCTTCGACGGATACGGCAGTGCCCTGGACCTCCTGGCCATTCCCGAACACATCCCGCACGCGTTGGCGGAATACCGGCAACAAACCGCCGACAGGTACCGCGGCGACCCCATCCTGGGCATGGTCGGCACCGACCACATGCCGCCGGACACGGCACTGATGCGCCACGTGGACACGTACGGTTCACCCGCCTTCCCCATCCGCGTCGGCACGCTGGAAGAGTACGTTTCGGCCTTCGACCCGGAGGATGCGCGCCTGGAGGCAGTGCGCGGGGAACTCCGCTCCCATGCCCGGGGCAACATCCTTCCGGGTGTCTTCTCCATCCGCCGCAACCTCAAGATCGCGATGGCCGCCGCAGAGCGGATGGCCTTGGACGCCGAACGGCTGGCGGCAGCCCATCTGGGCGTCGACTTCGAACCCTTCATCAGCATGTCCTGGCGCCGCATCATCGAGTCCACCGCGCACGACTCCGTGGTGGGCTCCGGCACCGATGAAACCGTCAGCCAGGTAGAGGCGCGGCTGCACGAAGCAGCCCAGATAGCCCGCGCCGCCCGCGACGAAGTGGCCCTCTCGGTGGCCGGCGGCATCCCCAGCGACGCGTTCGTGGCGTTCAATACGTTGCCCGCGGACCGCAACGTGGTGGTGGAACTCGACGTACCTGCCCCGGAAGCAGGACTGCCCGTGGCCGCCATGACCGGCGACGGCACCCTGCTGCCGGTGCAGGAAACCGAGCACGCCCCCACCATGCTCGGTGATGAGACCATGGACGCCTCCGTCCTGGTGGAACGCATGATGAACCGCATCCACGGACGCGAATTGTTCGGCCAGCTCATCGAGCAGTACCGGGTGGCACCGTATTCCCTCGAGTTCGATGTGGCGCAGGTGCCCACGGCCCCGGTGTTCGACATCGTCGCGTTCAAGGCCGAACTGGCAGCCGCCGTCGAGGCACACCCCGGCGACTGGAAAGTCCGGATCGTCGCCGAACCCCGGCGCCGGGTGCTGGTGGGCGTCCCCGTCGCGGCCATGGGCATTACCCCGTTCAAGGTCTTCCAGGCAGAACGCCCCGAACCGGAGCACATCAGCTGCGACGACGGCATTCTGGACAACGGACTCATCTCGGCGCGCATCGGCCCGGACGGGGACGTCACCCTGACCGGGGCGGACGGCACCGTCCTGCACGGTATCGGCAGGCTGGCTGACGGCGGGGACTGCGGGGACAGCTACAACTACGGCCCTCCAGCCGTGGACAGGATCGTCACTGACCCTTCCCGGGTGGCCGTGGAGGTCGTCGAACGCGGACCCGTACGCGCAGTCGTCAAGGTCACCAGGCACTACTCCTGGCCGCGTTCCCTGGACCGCAGCATGGGGAGCCGGGACAACGACACCGTCGACGTTCCGGTCCACACGTTCGTGGAGCTGCGCCGCGGTGAACCATTCGTTCGGCTTCGCGTCCAGTTCACGAACGAGGCAGCAGACCACCGGCTGCGGATGCACATCCCGCTCCCTGGCCCCGTGGAATCCTCCGCGTCGGAAGGCCAGTTCTCCATCACCACCCGCCCGCTTACCGCAGAGGGCGGCGGCGGCGAATTTCCGCTTCCGACGTTCCCCGCCTACACCTTCGTGTCCGCGGGACCAGCTACCGTGCTCCTGCACGACGCCACCGAGTATGAGGTGGTGGATGGAAAGGAACTGGCGCTCACGCTGCTGCGCGCCGTGGGATCGATCAGCGTCAACGTGCACCCTCTTCGTGACGAACCGGCCGCCTCCGAGATCCCCATCCCGGGCGCGGAAGAAGCAGGAACCCAGGTGGACGTCGAATTTGCGGTCATGGCCTCCGCGCAGGGTTACCGCAGCGCGGACGCGGTGCGGCTCGCGGACCACTTCAACGCACCCGGCCTGGCCGTACGCGGCCGCGGCACCCCGGCACCCACGGTTCCGGCGCCTGCGGAAGGCCTGCGGCTCAGGGGGGATGGCATCCGGTTGAGCAGCATGCGCCAGGTGGGCGACGACGTCGAAATCCGTGTTGTCCTGCTGGCCGAACAGCCCACCGGTGGCGTGGTGACCGGCCCCTTCGGCGGCGTGTCCACCGTTGACCTGGCGGGCCGGACGTTGTCCTCGGAACCGGCTGACGGTGAGTACAAGTTCGAGCTGGATCCGTGGGAAATCCGGACACTGCGCCTGACTCCCTCGAAGTAA
- a CDS encoding Gfo/Idh/MocA family oxidoreductase gives MTLLRIGVVGLGAVAQSVHLPLITRRWDLFDLVAVADLSPALLGRVGAQYGIPAGHQYHNLTDMLAGEDLDAVLLLTSGSHGQPALQCIEAGVAVLCEKPLAFSLGEIELLRKAEQGQGRPMLLLGYMKEYDPAVLTLKERLPGLKDTRYVNVEVLHPAGSAQLAFANLHPGARDVPADVLSGLVEADEQKLDAALGKDSPGLLRRLYSNVILGSLIHDIAVVRALVGPLQAVDSVLYWAEQDDPGSIEIAATAAEGVRVHFNWHYLADYPAYRETVTVHHTTGSGKLEFTVPYLLNAPTRLQITEKAGSGVSDSLFADVTEAFEQELVAFHRMVDGQATPPTGIAEGEADVRVAQLIAAALAESLQLSLGGEAASA, from the coding sequence ATGACTTTGCTTCGAATCGGAGTTGTGGGACTGGGCGCCGTTGCCCAGTCCGTGCACCTGCCCCTGATCACAAGGCGATGGGATCTGTTCGACCTCGTTGCGGTGGCAGATCTCTCCCCCGCCCTGCTTGGCCGGGTAGGCGCCCAATACGGCATCCCGGCCGGGCACCAGTACCACAACCTGACCGACATGCTGGCCGGTGAGGACCTGGACGCCGTCTTGCTGTTGACCTCGGGATCCCACGGCCAGCCGGCCCTGCAGTGCATCGAAGCAGGGGTGGCGGTGCTGTGCGAGAAGCCACTGGCGTTCTCCCTCGGGGAGATCGAACTGCTGCGCAAAGCCGAGCAGGGCCAGGGCCGGCCAATGCTCCTGCTGGGCTACATGAAGGAGTACGACCCCGCCGTCCTGACCCTGAAAGAACGGTTGCCAGGCCTGAAAGACACGCGGTACGTCAACGTGGAAGTGCTCCACCCCGCCGGCTCCGCGCAGCTGGCCTTCGCCAACCTCCACCCGGGAGCCCGGGACGTCCCCGCCGACGTGCTCTCCGGGCTGGTGGAAGCCGACGAACAAAAGCTGGATGCAGCCCTGGGCAAAGACAGCCCCGGCCTGCTGCGGCGGCTCTACTCAAACGTCATCCTTGGCAGCCTCATTCACGACATCGCGGTGGTCCGGGCGCTGGTGGGCCCGTTGCAGGCAGTCGATTCCGTCCTTTACTGGGCAGAACAGGACGATCCGGGGTCCATCGAAATAGCTGCGACAGCTGCCGAGGGGGTCCGCGTGCACTTCAATTGGCATTACCTGGCCGACTACCCCGCGTACCGCGAAACCGTGACCGTCCACCACACCACGGGCAGCGGAAAACTGGAATTCACCGTCCCCTACCTCCTCAACGCCCCCACCAGGCTGCAGATCACCGAGAAAGCCGGCAGCGGGGTCTCCGACTCCCTGTTCGCCGACGTCACGGAAGCATTTGAGCAGGAACTCGTCGCCTTCCACAGGATGGTGGACGGTCAAGCGACACCTCCCACCGGGATCGCCGAAGGTGAGGCGGACGTCCGGGTCGCCCAGCTGATCGCCGCAGCCCTGGCCGAGTCCCTGCAGCTCTCCCTCGGCGGAGAGGCGGCCTCGGCATGA
- a CDS encoding TIM barrel protein, with protein MSLAGGWIDLPFTDDDAFTAALPSLSVVLDVFDEASAGLRGHLPLPTLADSGSDRRRANPGGGAHVALDAEGWTTVARNVATAARLVRDRGYEPTFHHHACTYVETPEEIEEFLDCTDVGLTLDTGHLILGGGDPVESLGLWGKRINHVHIKDARADVLSAVVRDKGDMRDVWAGKAFVPLGDGDLDVETFMDGLARTGYDGWLVVEQDTIPQPGDDPDLADKHHAINRNVLRKWIP; from the coding sequence TTGTCCCTCGCCGGCGGCTGGATCGATCTTCCCTTCACCGACGACGACGCCTTTACCGCGGCGCTTCCGTCGCTCTCGGTAGTACTTGACGTGTTTGACGAAGCCTCGGCCGGGCTGCGGGGCCACCTGCCGCTGCCGACTCTTGCGGACAGCGGCTCCGACCGCCGTCGGGCGAATCCGGGAGGAGGCGCGCACGTGGCCCTCGACGCGGAGGGCTGGACCACGGTGGCCCGGAACGTGGCCACCGCCGCGCGCCTGGTGCGGGACCGCGGGTACGAACCCACCTTCCATCACCATGCCTGTACCTACGTGGAAACACCGGAAGAGATCGAGGAGTTCCTCGATTGCACTGACGTGGGCCTAACGCTGGACACCGGCCACCTCATTCTTGGTGGCGGTGATCCGGTGGAAAGCCTCGGGCTGTGGGGGAAACGGATCAACCACGTCCACATCAAGGATGCCCGGGCCGACGTCCTGAGCGCCGTGGTCCGGGACAAAGGGGACATGCGTGATGTCTGGGCCGGGAAGGCATTCGTGCCCCTGGGCGACGGCGACCTGGATGTGGAGACGTTCATGGACGGTCTGGCGCGGACAGGCTATGACGGCTGGCTGGTGGTGGAGCAGGACACCATCCCCCAGCCTGGCGACGACCCAGACCTTGCAGACAAACACCATGCCATCAACCGCAACGTACTCAGAAAGTGGATCCCCTAA
- a CDS encoding SRPBCC family protein, with the protein MAGTSNSSTDYEFLTVWRVAGTPREVMDILGDAGTLPRWWPSVYLAVEQLVPGNPDGTGKAFFLHTKGWLPYTLKWRLTVTEPITEHGFAISARGDLNGTGRWTFKQDGPETVVTYEWRVSAAKPLLRRLSWLLKPAFAANHRWAMARGQEALALELRRRRPGADPARVPPPAGPTFSRRPRWPGKATHA; encoded by the coding sequence ATGGCCGGCACTTCGAACAGCAGCACTGACTACGAATTCCTGACCGTCTGGCGCGTGGCGGGTACCCCGCGGGAGGTCATGGACATCCTGGGCGATGCCGGCACGCTTCCCCGCTGGTGGCCGTCGGTGTATTTGGCGGTCGAACAGTTGGTGCCGGGCAACCCGGATGGCACCGGGAAGGCGTTCTTCCTCCACACCAAAGGCTGGCTGCCGTACACGCTCAAGTGGCGGCTCACCGTCACCGAGCCCATCACGGAGCACGGTTTCGCCATCTCCGCGCGGGGCGACCTCAACGGCACCGGACGCTGGACGTTCAAGCAGGACGGGCCCGAAACGGTGGTCACCTACGAGTGGCGGGTCAGCGCGGCGAAGCCGCTGCTGCGGCGGCTGAGTTGGCTGCTCAAGCCGGCCTTTGCCGCGAACCACCGGTGGGCGATGGCGCGCGGTCAGGAGGCGCTGGCCTTGGAACTGCGCCGACGGCGGCCCGGCGCCGACCCTGCCAGGGTTCCGCCGCCAGCGGGGCCCACCTTTTCACGCCGGCCCCGCTGGCCGGGGAAGGCAACGCACGCCTGA
- a CDS encoding alpha/beta fold hydrolase codes for MSLQEIEFTSANGRDTIQAWVYEPIGKPKGIVQLIHGLGEHSRRYLHLISTLVDTGFIVVAGDHAGHGRTAMQQGTWGDAGDNAASVVVADELTLQAKAREGLPKLPYVVFGHSWGSMIARGLAINPKAQLSGLILCGIAAQMRGIETMINRPELARLASGERAAEPAPEELVGQLFDGFLGRFGEGAGPTAWVALDPDVVADHGRDPFNNFGAPLSARFLQGFVDLYDQVNADDWYKQLPADLPVLILAGDQDPVTNYGEGAYHVANRLADSGHADVRTRVFPGVRHEVHNEPTTRAETERETVEFIQRVSHQRQDSPTPSATS; via the coding sequence ATGTCACTGCAGGAAATCGAGTTCACGTCCGCCAACGGCCGCGACACCATCCAGGCGTGGGTCTACGAACCCATCGGCAAGCCCAAGGGGATCGTGCAGCTGATCCATGGGCTCGGCGAGCACTCCCGCCGCTACCTGCACCTCATTTCCACCCTGGTGGACACGGGATTCATCGTGGTGGCAGGTGACCACGCCGGGCACGGGCGCACGGCCATGCAGCAGGGCACCTGGGGCGACGCCGGAGACAATGCCGCCAGCGTGGTGGTTGCCGATGAACTCACCCTGCAGGCCAAAGCCCGGGAGGGACTCCCCAAGCTTCCGTACGTGGTGTTCGGCCACAGCTGGGGATCCATGATTGCGCGCGGCTTGGCCATCAATCCAAAGGCGCAGCTTTCCGGCCTGATCCTCTGCGGCATCGCCGCCCAGATGCGGGGCATCGAGACAATGATCAACCGGCCCGAACTGGCACGGCTTGCCTCCGGCGAGCGCGCTGCGGAGCCCGCGCCCGAGGAACTGGTGGGCCAGTTGTTCGACGGTTTCCTGGGCCGCTTCGGCGAAGGTGCCGGCCCCACTGCCTGGGTGGCGCTGGACCCCGACGTCGTTGCCGACCACGGGCGGGATCCCTTCAACAACTTCGGCGCACCGCTGAGCGCGCGCTTCCTGCAGGGCTTCGTGGACCTCTACGACCAGGTCAACGCCGACGACTGGTACAAACAGCTCCCCGCGGACCTCCCTGTCCTCATCCTCGCCGGCGACCAGGACCCCGTGACCAACTACGGCGAAGGGGCCTACCACGTGGCCAACCGCCTGGCTGATTCGGGCCACGCGGACGTCCGCACCCGCGTCTTCCCCGGCGTCCGGCACGAGGTGCACAACGAACCCACCACCCGCGCCGAAACCGAGCGCGAGACGGTCGAGTTCATCCAGCGGGTCTCGCACCAGCGGCAGGACTCCCCCACGCCGTCAGCCACATCCTGA
- a CDS encoding diaminopimelate decarboxylase gives MKNLEASQRRELILETAIRQGLLHPEEALVAGFIDLDAVEENVKALHTAFPGNPGTLHAFAAKANCLVPVLSMLKDLGMGCEVASEGELAQALAAGFPPDRIVFDSPAKTRGELRQALSLGVAINADNFQELERIDHLLGQSPSASKIGIRINPQVGLGGIEAMSTAGATSKFGIALTDPGSRARLFEAYRKYPWLSRVHAHVGSQGCPLALIADGIARVVDFADEVNETLGRQQIRAIDIGGGLPVDFESDTMESSFDPYVRELRKAVPGLFNGKYEIITEFGRTILAKFGFLAAHVEYTKTSGGRRIAITHAGAQVATRTVFMPEAWPIRVQAHDRLGRRKPGEPVAQDIAGPCCFAGDLIARNRLLPPLEQGDIITLLDTGAYYFSTPFSYNSLLEPGIYGAKIDAEGSIKFTTLRRPQSIPELLERTGLNQLPSLAIPQSI, from the coding sequence GTGAAAAACCTAGAGGCCTCCCAGCGGCGGGAGCTGATCCTTGAGACGGCCATCCGGCAAGGACTGCTGCACCCCGAGGAAGCTTTGGTCGCGGGTTTCATCGACCTGGACGCGGTCGAAGAGAACGTCAAGGCCCTGCACACCGCCTTCCCCGGCAACCCCGGCACACTCCACGCATTTGCGGCCAAGGCCAATTGCCTCGTCCCTGTCCTCTCCATGCTCAAAGACTTGGGCATGGGCTGTGAAGTAGCCAGTGAGGGCGAACTTGCCCAGGCCCTCGCCGCGGGGTTTCCCCCCGACAGGATCGTTTTCGATTCCCCCGCGAAGACCCGGGGGGAACTGCGGCAAGCCCTCTCACTGGGCGTGGCCATAAACGCCGACAACTTCCAGGAACTCGAGCGCATCGACCATCTTCTGGGCCAGTCGCCGTCGGCCTCCAAGATCGGCATCCGTATCAACCCACAGGTCGGCCTGGGCGGCATAGAGGCCATGAGCACCGCAGGGGCGACGTCGAAGTTCGGAATCGCATTGACAGACCCCGGCAGCAGGGCGCGCCTGTTCGAGGCCTACCGTAAATATCCTTGGCTCAGCCGCGTCCACGCCCACGTTGGGTCCCAGGGATGCCCCCTGGCGCTTATCGCAGACGGGATAGCACGGGTTGTGGACTTCGCCGATGAAGTAAACGAAACACTCGGCCGCCAGCAGATCAGGGCCATAGACATCGGAGGCGGCCTGCCGGTCGATTTCGAGAGCGACACGATGGAATCGAGCTTTGATCCCTACGTCCGCGAGCTGCGAAAAGCAGTGCCGGGTCTGTTCAACGGCAAATACGAAATCATCACCGAATTCGGCCGGACCATACTGGCGAAGTTCGGATTCCTGGCGGCGCACGTTGAATACACCAAAACCAGCGGCGGCCGCCGGATCGCCATCACCCATGCCGGGGCGCAAGTCGCCACCCGAACCGTATTCATGCCGGAGGCATGGCCCATTCGCGTCCAAGCGCACGACCGCCTTGGACGGCGAAAACCAGGGGAACCCGTCGCCCAGGACATCGCAGGACCCTGCTGCTTCGCCGGCGACTTGATCGCCCGGAACCGGCTCCTGCCACCGCTCGAACAAGGCGACATCATCACCCTCCTCGACACCGGCGCGTACTACTTCTCCACACCCTTCAGCTACAACTCATTGCTCGAACCAGGCATATACGGAGCAAAAATCGACGCCGAAGGAAGCATAAAATTCACCACACTCCGACGTCCCCAAAGCATCCCGGAACTACTGGAGCGGACAGGGCTGAACCAGCTTCCCTCCCTGGCTATCCCCCAATCAATCTAG
- a CDS encoding gamma-glutamyl-gamma-aminobutyrate hydrolase family protein, protein MSKRPTIALTLGRDLPHDPNNYRIAEAYNSALLAAGAIPVAIAPGLDHAAVQSVLDLVDGLLLPGGIDPHPRLFGEAPDPTTNIDEELDSLELLVIAEAMRRSMPILAICRGAQILNVALGGSLIQDLEPGPIQHKQEGQLDITTHDLNLDPDSRLGRLHGQTKLRINSLHHQAIARIAPPLRVVGRSEDEVIEAIESIDRSHWIVGVQYHPEWLRSDGHDPLFEEFVARAQTYESVPA, encoded by the coding sequence ATGAGCAAGCGCCCGACCATTGCGCTCACACTGGGCCGTGACCTGCCCCACGACCCCAACAACTACAGGATCGCCGAAGCATACAACAGCGCTCTGCTAGCTGCCGGCGCCATTCCAGTCGCCATCGCGCCCGGGCTCGATCACGCAGCAGTACAGAGCGTTCTCGATCTCGTCGATGGCTTGCTGCTGCCAGGAGGAATCGATCCACACCCTCGGCTATTTGGCGAAGCGCCTGATCCAACTACCAATATTGACGAGGAACTCGACAGCCTGGAACTCCTGGTCATCGCCGAGGCGATGCGTCGCAGCATGCCGATTCTCGCGATCTGCCGAGGTGCCCAAATTCTCAACGTTGCACTCGGTGGCAGCCTCATCCAGGATCTGGAACCTGGACCAATCCAACACAAGCAAGAAGGGCAACTTGATATCACCACCCATGACCTCAACCTCGACCCGGATTCACGTCTAGGACGGCTCCACGGACAGACAAAGTTGCGGATCAACAGCCTCCATCATCAGGCGATAGCGCGCATTGCACCTCCACTTCGCGTCGTTGGACGCTCCGAAGACGAAGTGATTGAGGCAATCGAGTCAATCGATCGTTCGCATTGGATTGTCGGCGTGCAGTACCACCCGGAATGGCTGCGTTCCGACGGCCACGACCCGCTTTTCGAGGAGTTTGTCGCCAGGGCCCAAACCTATGAATCCGTCCCCGCATAA